CGGAGACGTCCTCCCACGACTGGGACTTTCCCCAGACACGGAACGTCCACGAGTCCGTATCGACGCGTTTCCAGGTGAGTCCCTGTCGGCCCGAGCGGTCGTCGCCGCTCACGCGGAAGACTTCCGCTCCTCGGACGCCCGTGTACGCGAGGACGTGGATGAACGTACGGTCTTGGACGGCCTGTGTAGCGTCGAGACCGTCCGCTTCGATTGCTTCGTACGCGCGGTCGTTCGTGTACTCGACGAGTTGCTGGCGAACGTCGGGCGTCCAGAACTGCTGGGTGCGGTCTTCGTCGTCGCGGGGCAAGGGCTCGCGAGCGCGATCTGTGAGCGCCGGATTCTGTGAGAGGACGCCGTCGCGGACACAGTAGCCGATAAAGCCGCTGACGACGTTATAGTACATCTGTGCCGTCGATGCTGCGATTCCATCTGCCTCGACGCGCTGGTTGAGTCGGTCGGCATATCGGCGAAGGATCTGCTCGCCATCGTTCTCGAAGGAGTCGAAGGAATTGAAGTCGCGACCTCGAAGCCAGACGGTGAACTGGTTGAGGACGGTTTCGGCGGTCTGGCGGTACTGATCGGAGTCACCGTTGGATCGTAGGTAGCGGTCAACAGCTTGGGAGAGCTCGGAGTCATCGTCGGTCATGTGATCCTCCGTGATGCTGGAGTGGCGTTTCGAGGGTCGTAGCCCCTGGATTCTGTGGTTGGCATCGGATGGGATGAGGGTACAGCGTCGACCCCCTTAGTTCTACGTTCGTGTACTCATCTACACGTACGTGGACCCTCCTTCATCATTCGTTGCTACAGAGAACGCCTATACCTGCCGAATATAGTATTTTTACGTCTTGAATCTAACCCGTAAATCCTATGATGATATACTAATATACGGACCGTGAAGTTGCAGAGTTTCGGAGGATGGATTATTTTTGCGCGTTGCTGGAGATTTTCATGGTTCGGACAGCCACTACGATGTCGCATCAACTACCTTTCTCGGTGAAACGCCACCGAATGCGCGCAAACAGCCGCAAAATTTGATCTCTCGCAGAGGGTTGCCACTCACAACAGGCAGTCCGTGCTGGCGTAGAGCGCTAGTCAGGCGGGATTAGTGCCGAGGAGACTAATCGACGCATTCTCCGGCGGTCAATACCGGTACATACTCCATCTGTTCACCGACAGCGGCTTTTAGTAGGAAGTCCGTGACGATGCCGGTATACGACATTGTGCACGTCTGGCGCGGGAACTACTGGTCGGAAGCACCCGGTGTCAGAGAGACGCAGCACGGGCGTCTCCGTCGGTCGTACCGACCGACCGGTCCGGTTGATAGCGCAGTCGGTCGCG
This genomic window from Halogeometricum sp. S1BR25-6 contains:
- a CDS encoding tyrosine-type recombinase/integrase, producing the protein MTDDDSELSQAVDRYLRSNGDSDQYRQTAETVLNQFTVWLRGRDFNSFDSFENDGEQILRRYADRLNQRVEADGIAASTAQMYYNVVSGFIGYCVRDGVLSQNPALTDRAREPLPRDDEDRTQQFWTPDVRQQLVEYTNDRAYEAIEADGLDATQAVQDRTFIHVLAYTGVRGAEVFRVSGDDRSGRQGLTWKRVDTDSWTFRVWGKSQSWEDVSVLEQAREAIRQWKRVQNPPTDEWPVFPTGHGPSKYAAVRDARDDADALLGDADVDEVLHELEIAPPAITTHGARRVLARIAEDASVDVDGEKPKLHGARRGLGDALFREDRGLASDILRHSSLSVTKEAYSHIDASERGETASRLLDE